One window of the Clostridium sp. MB40-C1 genome contains the following:
- a CDS encoding Ig-like domain-containing protein: MKRKAIISLMLILTSMVAISGCGSEQKRSVLTNDVKQEAAMQENETKKFIKDGTNLLNAGKYDDAKSAFEKAISMDKANKGAYIEIKNKYMEKQRLDDAYYIIKLAISNNVDTENMKNLLNEIKSKFEVAKIDVTVYQNDKYNLPTKVKAKINNEEKEVDVVWNNINVDTSKLGTTKYKGKIEKYDRSVELNLKVKKIEEVKKIEKVKKIGGISKAYENNGKRYLKFDEVEFFLNKDVNDTTAEKEARKDGYSEHGPYNGDNPFDSNGRVYDDHYIRNKDKSLKTYEVSPNVQISVCGYTLKLDTVDQQKISYEKFKTLNMDDMYRYKGILCHIYLENNVVVKIEQQYIP; this comes from the coding sequence ATGAAAAGAAAAGCTATAATTTCATTAATGTTAATATTAACGAGTATGGTAGCTATTTCAGGATGTGGAAGCGAACAAAAAAGGAGTGTATTAACAAATGACGTAAAACAAGAGGCAGCAATGCAGGAAAATGAAACAAAAAAATTTATTAAAGATGGGACTAATCTTTTAAATGCTGGAAAATATGATGATGCTAAAAGTGCTTTTGAGAAAGCAATCTCAATGGACAAAGCTAATAAGGGGGCGTATATAGAAATAAAAAACAAATATATGGAAAAACAAAGACTAGATGATGCTTATTATATTATAAAATTAGCTATAAGTAATAATGTTGATACTGAAAATATGAAGAATTTATTGAATGAGATTAAATCGAAATTTGAAGTTGCTAAAATAGATGTGACGGTATATCAAAATGACAAATATAATTTACCAACTAAAGTTAAAGCAAAAATAAACAATGAAGAAAAAGAAGTTGATGTTGTTTGGAATAATATAAATGTAGATACAAGTAAATTAGGAACTACAAAGTATAAAGGAAAGATAGAGAAGTATGATAGAAGTGTCGAATTAAATCTTAAAGTAAAAAAAATTGAAGAAGTAAAAAAAATTGAAAAAGTAAAAAAAATAGGTGGGATAAGTAAAGCATATGAAAATAATGGAAAAAGGTATTTAAAATTTGATGAAGTAGAATTTTTTTTGAATAAAGATGTTAATGATACAACAGCAGAAAAAGAAGCTAGAAAAGATGGATATAGCGAACATGGCCCCTATAACGGAGATAATCCATTTGATTCTAATGGAAGAGTATATGATGACCATTATATCAGAAATAAAGATAAGAGTTTAAAAACTTATGAAGTCTCACCAAATGTTCAAATATCTGTTTGTGGTTATACACTTAAATTGGATACTGTAGATCAACAAAAAATAAGCTATGAAAAATTTAAAACTTTGAATATGGATGACATGTATAGATATAAAGGTATTTTATGTCATATATATTTAGAGAATAATGTAGTAGTAAAGATAGAACAACAATATATTCCTTAA
- a CDS encoding response regulator transcription factor → MELKVLVVEDEISINDILVTALRADGYTVKGVFLAKDAKDALNFFNPDIVLLDINLPDEDGFELCRYINRKCTIPIIMLTARNDIVDKVLGLELGADDYITKPFHIKEVLTRVKVAMRRVNKYKEQPDEAFIDVNKSVKVNLEGRIVFKDGEEIKLKPKEYELLEFFTKNRNRVFSREELLDKVWDFDYDGEIRTVDVHVRRLRSKLDKKDGTSIIETVFGVGYVMR, encoded by the coding sequence ATGGAGTTAAAAGTCTTAGTAGTTGAGGATGAAATATCTATAAATGATATTTTAGTAACTGCTTTAAGGGCAGATGGATATACAGTTAAAGGTGTGTTTTTAGCAAAGGACGCTAAAGATGCTTTAAACTTTTTTAATCCAGATATAGTATTACTAGATATAAACTTACCAGATGAAGATGGGTTTGAATTATGTAGGTATATAAACCGAAAATGCACTATTCCCATAATTATGTTAACTGCACGTAATGATATTGTAGATAAGGTTTTAGGATTAGAATTAGGAGCGGATGATTATATTACTAAACCATTTCATATAAAAGAGGTATTAACTAGAGTAAAGGTTGCAATGAGAAGAGTTAATAAATATAAAGAGCAGCCAGATGAAGCATTTATAGATGTAAATAAATCTGTTAAAGTGAATCTAGAAGGTAGGATTGTATTTAAAGACGGTGAAGAAATCAAATTGAAGCCTAAAGAGTATGAGCTATTAGAGTTTTTTACTAAAAATAGAAATAGAGTTTTTTCAAGAGAAGAGCTTTTAGATAAAGTTTGGGATTTTGATTATGATGGAGAGATTAGAACGGTTGATGTACATGTTAGAAGATTAAGAAGCAAGCTTGATAAAAAAGATGGAACATCTATTATAGAGACTGTTTTTGGAGTAGGATATGTAATGAGGTAA
- a CDS encoding endonuclease MutS2, giving the protein MNNLTLEKLHYYELKEIIKGYCISGLGKILIDKLEPSSNIKTVNQRLNETSEGRALIDASYNMPLKGVFNILPLIDKIEKGTSLEPTDLVIISNFLRGCRKVKLFIKDKERYAPTLSSYGENISDLSYIEDEIDVSIRGSVVDSNASKELKKIRKHIDICESKIKDKLNKFLKNSQNKEYIQEFFISQRNGKYTIPIKAAYKNQVEGTIIETSSKGTTVFMEPNSVSKYTSELNVLKAEEAIEEYKILAILTDMIFERIKELKMNVDVISEYDMILAKAKYSKEIDGIKPKLNDYGYIKIVKGKYPLIKNSVPLDFEIGENYRGVIITGPNAGGKTIVLKSIGLLTLATQSGFHIAAGKGTEISIFKNIFVDIGDNQSVENSLSTFSSHVKNLAEIIRKSTKSTLLLFDEIGSGTEPNEGSALAIAILEELYHKGCITIATTHYGEIKNFSQEHPDFESAAMEFQKETLEPLYRLSIGKVGESNALYISKKMGLSNSIINKAREYIDTKSYNYNLIKDSKIVKNKDVQLSEDLYEYCVGDKVILLENNESAIVYKGIDKLNNVTILYDKEFVEVNYKRIKLSLKASELYPEGYDLNQLFISYKERKLERDIERGSKKALKKIRKERLK; this is encoded by the coding sequence ATGAATAATTTAACATTAGAAAAATTACATTACTATGAGTTAAAAGAAATAATAAAAGGATATTGCATTAGCGGATTAGGGAAAATCTTAATTGATAAATTAGAGCCAAGTAGTAATATAAAAACTGTAAATCAAAGATTAAATGAAACATCAGAAGGAAGAGCATTAATAGATGCTTCTTACAATATGCCATTAAAAGGTGTTTTCAATATATTACCTCTTATTGATAAGATTGAAAAAGGAACTTCTTTAGAACCGACTGATTTAGTTATAATATCAAATTTTTTAAGAGGGTGTAGGAAAGTCAAGTTATTTATAAAAGATAAAGAAAGATATGCACCTACATTAAGTTCTTATGGAGAAAATATTTCTGATTTAAGCTATATTGAAGATGAAATAGATGTTTCTATTAGAGGAAGTGTAGTTGATTCAAATGCTAGTAAGGAACTGAAAAAGATAAGAAAACATATTGATATATGTGAAAGCAAAATAAAAGATAAATTAAATAAGTTTCTTAAAAATAGTCAAAATAAAGAATATATTCAAGAATTCTTTATTAGTCAGCGAAATGGAAAATATACTATTCCTATCAAGGCAGCATATAAAAATCAAGTTGAAGGAACAATTATTGAAACATCTTCAAAAGGAACAACTGTTTTTATGGAGCCAAATAGTGTATCAAAGTATACAAGTGAATTAAATGTATTAAAAGCAGAAGAAGCTATTGAAGAATACAAGATATTAGCTATTTTAACAGATATGATTTTTGAAAGAATAAAAGAGTTAAAGATGAATGTTGATGTTATATCAGAATATGATATGATCTTAGCAAAAGCTAAATATAGTAAAGAAATAGATGGAATTAAGCCTAAGTTAAATGATTATGGATATATTAAGATAGTTAAAGGGAAATATCCTTTAATTAAGAATAGCGTACCTTTAGATTTTGAAATTGGTGAAAATTATAGAGGGGTAATAATTACAGGACCAAATGCAGGTGGAAAAACTATAGTGTTAAAGTCAATTGGTTTGTTAACATTAGCAACACAATCTGGATTTCATATTGCAGCTGGTAAAGGCACAGAGATTTCAATATTTAAAAATATATTTGTTGATATAGGAGATAATCAAAGTGTTGAAAATTCTTTAAGTACATTTTCATCACATGTAAAAAATCTAGCTGAAATAATAAGAAAAAGCACAAAGTCAACATTATTGTTATTTGATGAAATTGGTAGTGGAACAGAACCTAATGAAGGATCAGCTTTAGCTATTGCAATACTAGAAGAGTTATATCACAAAGGATGTATAACTATAGCAACTACTCATTATGGAGAAATAAAAAATTTTTCCCAAGAACATCCTGATTTTGAAAGTGCAGCTATGGAGTTTCAAAAAGAAACTCTTGAACCACTATATAGGCTTAGTATAGGAAAAGTAGGAGAAAGTAACGCTTTATATATTTCTAAAAAGATGGGTTTAAGTAACTCAATTATAAATAAAGCAAGAGAATATATAGATACTAAAAGCTATAATTATAATTTAATAAAAGACAGCAAGATTGTAAAAAATAAAGATGTACAACTAAGTGAAGATTTATATGAATATTGTGTAGGGGATAAAGTTATTCTTCTAGAAAATAATGAGTCAGCTATTGTATACAAGGGAATAGATAAATTAAATAATGTTACTATACTATACGATAAAGAATTTGTTGAAGTTAACTATAAGAGAATAAAATTATCATTAAAAGCAAGTGAACTTTATCCAGAGGGTTATGATTTAAATCAATTGTTTATAAGCTATAAGGAAAGAAAGTTAGAAAGAGATATTGAAAGAGGATCTAAAAAAGCTCTGAAAAAAATAAGAAAAGAAAGATTAAAATAA
- a CDS encoding ribonuclease Z translates to MIDISLLGCGGGMPMPSRFLSSTIINYKGRKILVDCGEGTQVAMRIIGSGFKSIDVICITHGHGDHVVGLPGLLATIGNSGRVDPITIIGPKGIEDIVKGLRVIAPYLPYDINIIENPNAPLNIIEDLVVSTLELDHSSPCIGYSFYFKRKPKFDIAKANTNNVPKIFWSTLQKGEIVIDKGITYEPSMVLGNERQGIKISLITDTRPLDTIPDFIKGSDLFICEGTYGEDNDLEKAIKNKHMTFGEAAQLAFKGNVHELLLTHFSPAMSEPELFKQNATNIFEKTIIGHDMFVKSLAFRD, encoded by the coding sequence GTGATAGATATATCGTTATTAGGGTGCGGTGGAGGCATGCCAATGCCTAGTAGATTTTTATCCTCAACTATTATTAATTATAAAGGGAGAAAGATTCTTGTAGATTGTGGGGAAGGTACTCAGGTGGCTATGAGAATTATTGGGTCAGGATTTAAATCTATTGATGTTATATGCATAACTCATGGACATGGGGATCATGTTGTTGGATTACCGGGACTTCTTGCTACTATAGGTAATAGTGGAAGAGTTGATCCTATTACCATAATAGGACCAAAAGGAATTGAAGATATAGTAAAAGGTCTTAGGGTTATAGCACCTTACCTGCCTTATGATATAAATATAATAGAAAATCCTAACGCCCCTTTAAATATAATAGAAGATTTAGTAGTTTCTACGTTAGAATTGGATCATTCATCACCTTGCATAGGCTATAGTTTTTATTTTAAAAGAAAACCTAAATTTGATATAGCTAAGGCAAATACAAATAATGTACCTAAAATTTTTTGGAGTACTCTTCAAAAGGGTGAGATAGTAATTGATAAAGGAATTACGTATGAACCTAGCATGGTTTTAGGTAATGAAAGGCAAGGTATAAAGATTAGTTTAATAACGGATACAAGACCATTAGATACAATACCGGATTTTATAAAAGGAAGCGATTTATTTATTTGTGAAGGCACTTATGGTGAGGATAATGATTTAGAGAAAGCAATAAAAAACAAACATATGACATTTGGTGAAGCAGCACAGCTTGCATTTAAAGGTAATGTTCATGAGCTTTTACTCACTCACTTTAGTCCAGCTATGAGTGAACCAGAATTATTTAAACAAAATGCAACAAATATTTTTGAAAAAACTATAATAGGGCATGATATGTTTGTTAAGAGTTTAGCTTTTAGGGATTAA
- a CDS encoding 23S rRNA (pseudouridine(1915)-N(3))-methyltransferase RlmH encodes MNLISFKGEEMNINIINTEKITEKFAKEAVQEYTKRLSRYCKLKYLEVKNENQLLKEIGDRTYLILLNYKGENISSEEFANKINDLGIKGSSNITILICNTDLPQEVAEKVSFHMSISQMEMDINVLGMALYEQIYRAYRIMNGEPYHK; translated from the coding sequence AATATTAATATAATAAATACTGAAAAGATTACAGAAAAATTTGCAAAAGAAGCAGTACAAGAATATACAAAAAGGTTATCTAGGTATTGTAAGTTAAAGTATCTAGAAGTTAAAAATGAAAATCAACTTTTAAAAGAAATAGGGGATAGAACATATCTTATTTTGCTAAATTATAAAGGAGAAAATATATCCTCAGAAGAATTTGCAAACAAAATTAATGACCTTGGGATAAAGGGAAGTAGTAATATAACAATACTAATTTGCAATACAGATTTACCACAAGAAGTTGCTGAAAAAGTTAGTTTTCATATGAGTATATCTCAAATGGAAATGGATATAAATGTATTAGGCATGGCTTTATATGAACAAATTTATAGAGCATATAGGATTATGAATGGTGAACCGTACCATAAGTAA
- a CDS encoding glycosyl hydrolase family 18 protein, giving the protein MKYYKKLLLLIIVVSVFALNTSFIFAKSNKISRSVPNAPTSLNYTGVTTSEVTLNWQTVSGATGYKVYRATPNDSNYSLIATISTNSYKNTGLTSNTKYWYFVRAYSSFGTSLDSTHINLTTTQAALTSKKLVLGFATYYYSGDNSSYNSIATNTSTIDEIATHTYITDSYGKISGLVPTNQITYANSNSIKTLAMVSNNFDGNIAKTLLESPTNRQTLINNILNCLKVNGYKGVNIDFEGLYYYDRSYLTTFMSELYNTLHPQGFYVTIAVAAKTSDSPTTPWSGAYDYAALAKYSNQIVLMTYDEHYPGGTPGAIASINWVENVIKYALTVIPKEKLLLGTAAYSYDWSINGTKAYSISATYNLAATYGATIQWDSVSQSPYFTYSDASGVSHTVWFENAQSLNYKLNLVNSYDMSGIAIWRLGLENVDYWTSIKTKFNR; this is encoded by the coding sequence TTGAAGTATTATAAAAAGCTTTTATTACTTATTATTGTAGTTTCTGTATTTGCTTTAAACACTAGTTTTATTTTTGCTAAATCTAATAAAATTTCACGTTCTGTACCTAACGCCCCCACTTCATTAAATTATACGGGAGTAACAACAAGTGAAGTAACTTTAAATTGGCAAACGGTTTCTGGAGCTACAGGCTACAAAGTTTATCGAGCAACTCCTAATGACTCAAATTACTCTTTAATAGCTACAATTTCAACAAATAGCTATAAAAACACAGGGTTAACATCCAATACAAAATATTGGTACTTTGTTAGAGCATATAGTTCCTTTGGTACCTCCCTAGATTCTACACATATAAACCTTACAACAACTCAAGCTGCATTAACTTCTAAAAAATTAGTACTTGGATTCGCTACTTATTATTATTCAGGAGACAATTCCTCTTATAACTCCATAGCAACAAATACCTCAACAATTGATGAAATTGCCACACATACTTATATAACAGATAGTTATGGGAAAATTTCAGGCTTAGTTCCAACCAATCAAATAACTTATGCAAATAGTAATAGCATTAAGACACTTGCCATGGTATCAAATAACTTTGATGGAAATATAGCAAAAACGTTATTAGAAAGTCCAACAAATAGACAAACTTTAATAAATAATATTTTAAATTGCCTAAAAGTTAATGGATATAAAGGGGTTAATATTGACTTTGAAGGTCTATATTATTACGATAGAAGTTATCTGACAACATTTATGAGTGAACTTTATAATACACTTCACCCTCAAGGTTTTTATGTAACCATAGCTGTTGCTGCTAAAACTAGTGATAGCCCTACAACTCCTTGGAGTGGAGCTTATGACTATGCTGCACTAGCTAAATACTCAAATCAAATTGTATTAATGACTTATGATGAACATTATCCTGGTGGCACCCCTGGAGCAATAGCTTCAATTAATTGGGTAGAAAATGTAATTAAGTATGCTCTTACAGTTATACCAAAAGAAAAGCTTCTCCTAGGCACTGCAGCATACAGCTATGATTGGTCAATAAATGGAACTAAAGCCTACAGTATTTCAGCCACTTACAATTTAGCTGCAACTTATGGAGCTACTATACAATGGGACTCTGTATCGCAATCCCCCTACTTTACTTATTCCGATGCCTCTGGTGTTAGTCACACTGTGTGGTTTGAAAACGCTCAAAGTTTAAACTATAAGCTTAACCTAGTAAATTCATATGACATGTCTGGTATAGCTATATGGAGACTTGGGCTTGAAAATGTCGATTATTGGACAAGCATTAAAACCAAATTTAATAGATAA
- the tsaA gene encoding tRNA (N6-threonylcarbamoyladenosine(37)-N6)-methyltransferase TrmO has translation MELKEIGKIKVEGENMFLQINKEYVKGLQGLESFSHIDVLWWFDKCDNSKSRNVLEVNKPYKSSPEILGVFSTRSPERPNPIAFSVTQVTHIDYEKGIIYITYIDAMNDSSILDLKPYTPSLDRVEKPSVPKWCSHWPVCCEESGDFDWENEFLF, from the coding sequence ATGGAATTAAAAGAAATTGGTAAGATTAAAGTTGAAGGAGAAAATATGTTTCTTCAAATTAATAAAGAGTATGTAAAAGGATTGCAAGGGCTAGAATCATTTAGTCATATTGATGTATTATGGTGGTTTGATAAATGTGATAATAGTAAGAGTAGAAATGTTTTAGAGGTAAATAAGCCTTATAAAAGTTCACCTGAAATATTAGGAGTTTTTTCTACTAGATCACCTGAGAGACCAAATCCAATAGCTTTTTCTGTTACTCAAGTAACACATATTGATTATGAAAAAGGAATAATTTATATTACTTATATTGATGCAATGAATGATAGCAGTATTTTAGATTTGAAACCTTATACTCCAAGTTTGGATAGGGTAGAAAAGCCTAGTGTTCCAAAATGGTGTAGCCATTGGCCAGTATGTTGTGAAGAATCTGGAGATTTTGACTGGGAAAATGAGTTTTTATTTTAA
- a CDS encoding HAMP domain-containing sensor histidine kinase: protein MKIRYKFIIGLTFILIVSVLIMNVAITKVLNSNMEKAINSSLKQVMNSTHEYIKYKLVTNSSKDNQEALVEEGNYIVKYISLNYESKCDINDINDKFIEGNVDKEFKSIIKDSNKMAIQGKAIVDLKYKNNGVNAILTYPIYIDSKYVGIINIVKNYDSEYMTYKKTMNIINGIEVGIFIAIFIFSFLMTTRVTNPISKLTEAIKKLGNGDYDISIDEHGKDEVAILAREFISMRDKIKEQIETIEAEKDKVYKLEKGRREFFNSVTHELKTPLTAISGYAELLLTGMVEDKEFDKRAIERIYSESDRLHKLVLELIDVSKGIYVVKKEFKEVNMKKLITQSCNDMNIKANKYSLKIVQNISEGIVRAEEDKIRQVMINIIDNAIKYSYGGSEIYVNSYVKDDKYFIEVINNSKPIPDEIFNNIFEPFIKFSERENKDSRGLGLYLCNEIIKEHDGKITIENGFLIKIKISLTVLK from the coding sequence ATGAAAATAAGATATAAATTTATAATTGGATTAACATTTATACTAATAGTTTCGGTGCTAATAATGAATGTTGCAATAACAAAGGTCTTAAATTCAAATATGGAAAAGGCTATAAATAGTTCTCTAAAACAAGTAATGAATAGTACACATGAATATATAAAATATAAACTTGTAACTAATAGTTCTAAAGATAACCAGGAAGCATTAGTTGAAGAGGGGAATTATATTGTCAAGTATATATCCTTAAATTATGAATCTAAATGTGATATAAACGATATAAATGATAAATTTATAGAAGGCAATGTTGATAAAGAGTTTAAAAGCATAATAAAGGATAGTAACAAAATGGCTATTCAAGGTAAAGCAATTGTAGATTTAAAATATAAAAATAATGGAGTAAATGCAATATTAACTTATCCTATATATATTGATAGTAAATACGTAGGAATTATAAATATAGTAAAGAATTACGATTCGGAATATATGACTTATAAAAAAACTATGAATATTATAAATGGGATAGAAGTTGGAATATTTATAGCCATATTTATATTTTCATTTTTGATGACAACTAGAGTTACTAATCCTATTAGTAAATTAACGGAAGCAATAAAGAAGCTAGGAAATGGTGATTATGATATTTCAATTGATGAACATGGGAAAGATGAAGTGGCAATATTAGCGAGAGAATTTATATCTATGAGAGATAAAATAAAAGAGCAAATAGAAACTATTGAGGCGGAGAAAGATAAAGTATATAAATTAGAAAAGGGAAGAAGAGAATTTTTTAATAGTGTAACACATGAATTGAAAACACCATTAACAGCTATATCGGGATATGCTGAATTACTACTTACAGGAATGGTTGAAGATAAAGAATTTGATAAGAGGGCTATTGAAAGAATCTATTCGGAAAGCGATAGACTTCATAAGTTAGTATTAGAGCTTATAGATGTGTCTAAGGGAATATATGTTGTAAAAAAGGAATTTAAAGAAGTTAACATGAAAAAACTTATTACTCAAAGTTGTAATGATATGAATATAAAGGCTAATAAATATTCATTAAAAATAGTGCAAAATATAAGTGAGGGAATAGTTAGAGCGGAAGAGGATAAAATTAGACAAGTAATGATTAATATAATTGACAATGCAATAAAGTATTCATATGGAGGAAGTGAAATATACGTTAATTCTTATGTTAAGGATGATAAATATTTTATTGAAGTTATAAATAATAGCAAACCAATTCCAGATGAAATATTTAATAATATATTTGAACCTTTTATAAAATTTAGTGAAAGAGAGAATAAAGATAGTAGAGGATTAGGATTATATTTATGTAATGAAATAATTAAAGAACATGATGGAAAAATAACTATAGAAAATGGATTTTTAATAAAAATAAAAATTTCTTTAACAGTTTTAAAATAA
- a CDS encoding MerR family transcriptional regulator, producing MFKIGEFSKLTQVSIRMLRYYDEIGLLKPAKVDLFTGYRMYSAEQIPILQKIILLRDTKFTTLEIKDIIQRCNETDILDELEKKKIQINKEISMERQRIKKIDIAIKEIEAKKFKIHCNINFKKVEKMLILSTRDIMPSYFDEGILWNRLSNFINKENIPIKQDMYNNIAIYHDIDHKDENVDIEVGMLVNKVGENKPGFIYREIEAVEKMAYAMVYGPYINLGKAYEKLAYWLESNNEYMSDKPSRQICHIGVEDSDDPKEYLTEIQIPLK from the coding sequence ATGTTTAAAATTGGTGAGTTTTCAAAGTTAACTCAAGTGTCTATTAGAATGTTAAGATATTATGATGAGATTGGATTATTAAAACCTGCAAAGGTTGATTTATTTACAGGATATAGAATGTATTCTGCAGAGCAGATACCAATACTCCAAAAAATTATTTTATTAAGAGATACTAAATTTACTACATTAGAAATAAAAGATATAATACAAAGATGTAATGAGACAGACATATTAGATGAATTAGAAAAAAAGAAAATTCAAATTAATAAAGAAATATCTATGGAACGACAAAGAATTAAGAAGATAGATATTGCAATAAAAGAAATTGAAGCAAAAAAGTTTAAGATACATTGCAATATAAATTTTAAAAAGGTAGAGAAGATGTTGATATTATCCACAAGAGATATAATGCCATCATATTTTGATGAAGGAATTCTATGGAATAGATTAAGTAACTTTATTAATAAAGAAAATATCCCTATAAAGCAAGATATGTACAATAATATTGCTATTTATCATGATATAGACCATAAGGATGAGAATGTAGATATTGAAGTAGGTATGCTTGTAAATAAGGTTGGGGAAAACAAGCCTGGATTTATATACAGAGAAATTGAGGCTGTTGAAAAAATGGCTTATGCAATGGTATATGGACCATATATTAATTTGGGAAAGGCATATGAGAAACTTGCATATTGGCTTGAAAGTAATAATGAATATATGTCGGATAAACCCTCTAGGCAGATATGTCATATAGGAGTTGAAGATTCTGATGATCCAAAAGAATATCTTACTGAAATACAGATTCCATTAAAATAA
- a CDS encoding MATE family efflux transporter has protein sequence MNKNREELLQKQPRELMFKLCIPAILGMVVIGLYSFMDGVFAGQLIGKNAMGAVAVAYPITFLNSAIATLIGIGSSSILSRAIGKNHQETINKIMGNLLSLVLIFSTIIMVVGIVFTKELLLLTGANGEILELGVRYLRIIFIGSIFVNFAQSANMVMRGEGIMKKAMAFMTIGAVLNIILDPILIKAFGEHGIEGAAVATITSQIIQAVITMFYFIRKSKNVRFHKIQIEKTLLPEIFSVGVSAMMMQVMSMVQQTLMYRMAAKYGGNNQLILMGATLRIQALSFIPLWGMSQGLQPVVGTNYGAKLFSRVKKCTNTFILGSTALALIFWIPIQLFPQKVLSLMITDIPIVNQGITNFRIMYSTFPVLGAFIMGVTFFQSIGNGKNAGLLVLLRQIILFVPAIILLPAIVGISAVWFVSPLIDGIVFVILVLLISKEYKKMYAVRSVEA, from the coding sequence ATGAATAAAAATAGAGAGGAATTGCTTCAAAAACAACCTAGAGAGTTGATGTTTAAATTGTGTATTCCAGCAATTCTGGGGATGGTAGTAATAGGATTATACTCATTTATGGATGGAGTTTTTGCTGGACAGTTAATAGGAAAGAATGCTATGGGAGCTGTAGCAGTTGCATACCCAATTACATTTTTAAATAGTGCTATAGCTACTTTGATAGGAATAGGGTCTTCATCCATTTTGTCAAGAGCAATAGGAAAAAACCACCAAGAAACGATAAATAAAATTATGGGAAATTTATTAAGCTTAGTATTGATATTCTCTACTATTATTATGGTTGTAGGAATTGTATTTACAAAAGAGCTTTTACTTTTAACTGGAGCTAATGGAGAAATTTTAGAGTTAGGGGTAAGATATCTTCGTATTATTTTCATAGGTTCAATTTTTGTGAATTTTGCTCAAAGTGCAAATATGGTAATGCGTGGCGAAGGAATTATGAAAAAAGCTATGGCTTTTATGACAATAGGAGCTGTTTTAAATATAATATTAGATCCTATTTTAATAAAGGCCTTTGGAGAACATGGAATCGAAGGCGCAGCAGTAGCAACTATAACCTCTCAAATTATTCAAGCGGTAATTACAATGTTTTACTTTATAAGGAAAAGTAAAAATGTTAGATTTCATAAAATACAAATTGAAAAAACACTTTTACCAGAGATATTCTCAGTAGGGGTATCTGCTATGATGATGCAAGTTATGAGTATGGTACAACAGACATTAATGTATAGAATGGCAGCAAAGTATGGTGGCAATAATCAATTGATATTAATGGGAGCAACATTGAGAATACAAGCTCTTTCTTTTATTCCGCTTTGGGGAATGAGTCAAGGATTACAACCAGTAGTTGGAACAAATTATGGAGCAAAATTATTTTCAAGAGTAAAAAAGTGCACAAATACTTTTATATTAGGGTCTACTGCTCTTGCACTTATATTCTGGATACCTATTCAATTATTCCCTCAAAAAGTGTTATCATTGATGATAACGGATATACCCATAGTTAATCAAGGAATTACTAACTTTAGAATCATGTATAGTACATTCCCAGTATTAGGAGCTTTCATTATGGGAGTAACATTTTTTCAATCAATAGGTAATGGAAAAAATGCTGGTTTGTTGGTTCTATTAAGACAGATAATATTATTTGTACCAGCAATTATATTACTTCCAGCTATTGTAGGAATTAGTGCTGTATGGTTTGTAAGTCCATTAATAGATGGAATAGTATTTGTTATATTAGTATTGTTAATTTCTAAGGAGTACAAAAAGATGTATGCAGTAAGAAGTGTTGAAGCTTAA